One window of the Candidatus Zixiibacteriota bacterium genome contains the following:
- a CDS encoding Protein MurJ homolog translates to MDNSKPYSVASSAGKVSISTAISRVLGLVREQVQAYYFGAGMATDAFVAAFRIPNLLRDLFAEGALSTAFIPVFKEKMVKKGMHEAFRLANYTMSDLIAIVGMVIAVGIIFSPAIVYITANGFVADPEKYELTVNLTRLMFIFLLLISVSAVQMGMLNSAGHFGVPALAPTWFNVGMIICPVFLYQYFSMPIYTLAIGVIIGGIGQIVFQWPSLRSIGYRFRFKTEFKDEGIRKINRLLSPMILGLSASRINIVVSTLMASLLMEGSMSYLNYAYRLMHFPLGVFGVALGTVTLPKVSEHVARQQYDQLIKTFNDAIGLSMFLIIPSAVYLAGFGQDVVRLIYERGAFHSLATTRTAQALFFYSFGLVGFAGVRVAAPIYYALGDARRPMYYSVISVIVNIILNFALIPLWDFAGLAAATSVAGLVNFFLLLYSMKKMVAGMDYKYLYILNGKIIFGSLLSFFLAYIIRFDHIITMSNIWAKVAVVIMQITTMAVLYLVILKIMKVSEVNRLLTFLKIRR, encoded by the coding sequence ATGGATAACTCCAAGCCGTATTCGGTGGCGTCGTCGGCCGGAAAGGTCTCCATTTCGACCGCCATCTCCCGGGTTCTGGGTCTGGTGCGGGAGCAGGTTCAGGCCTATTATTTCGGCGCCGGGATGGCCACTGATGCCTTTGTGGCGGCCTTTCGCATACCCAATCTCTTACGGGATTTATTCGCCGAAGGGGCCCTTTCGACGGCCTTCATTCCGGTGTTCAAAGAAAAGATGGTCAAAAAAGGAATGCATGAGGCATTCCGCCTGGCCAATTACACCATGTCCGATCTCATAGCCATAGTAGGAATGGTGATCGCCGTGGGCATAATCTTCTCGCCGGCTATAGTTTACATTACGGCCAACGGCTTCGTGGCGGATCCTGAGAAATATGAACTGACGGTGAATTTGACCCGGCTCATGTTCATTTTCCTTCTGCTGATTTCTGTCTCAGCAGTGCAGATGGGGATGCTCAATTCCGCCGGTCATTTCGGGGTGCCCGCGCTGGCGCCGACCTGGTTCAATGTGGGAATGATCATTTGTCCGGTCTTTTTATATCAGTATTTCAGCATGCCGATCTATACGCTGGCGATCGGTGTCATAATCGGAGGAATCGGGCAGATCGTCTTTCAATGGCCGTCGCTTCGTTCGATCGGCTACCGCTTTCGTTTCAAGACCGAGTTCAAGGACGAAGGAATCCGGAAAATCAACCGCCTGCTGTCCCCGATGATACTCGGTCTTTCGGCCTCGCGAATAAATATCGTGGTGAGCACGCTGATGGCTTCGTTATTAATGGAAGGTTCAATGTCTTACTTGAACTACGCCTACCGCCTGATGCATTTTCCATTGGGGGTTTTCGGGGTGGCCCTGGGGACGGTCACGTTGCCGAAAGTTTCGGAACATGTGGCGCGGCAGCAGTATGATCAACTGATTAAAACCTTCAATGATGCGATCGGTCTGTCGATGTTTCTTATCATTCCTTCGGCCGTCTACCTGGCGGGATTCGGGCAGGATGTCGTCCGCCTTATTTATGAAAGAGGAGCCTTCCACAGTCTGGCCACGACCCGCACCGCGCAGGCGCTTTTTTTCTATTCTTTCGGGCTGGTCGGGTTCGCCGGGGTCAGGGTGGCGGCACCGATTTATTACGCTCTCGGGGACGCCCGTCGTCCGATGTACTACTCCGTAATTTCGGTGATCGTAAATATTATCCTCAATTTCGCCCTGATCCCCCTCTGGGATTTCGCCGGGCTGGCGGCGGCCACGTCGGTAGCGGGGCTGGTCAACTTCTTTCTCCTGCTTTACAGTATGAAGAAGATGGTAGCCGGTATGGATTATAAATATTTGTACATTCTCAACGGGAAAATTATATTCGGCTCGCTTCTGTCATTCTTTTTGGCCTATATAATCAGATTCGATCATATAATCACGATGTCGAATATCTGGGCCAAGGTCGCGGTTGTAATCATGCAGATTACGACGATGGCGGTCCTGTATCTGGTAATCCTGAAAATAATGAAAGTAAGTGAAGTGAATAGACTCTTGACTTTTTTAAAGATAAGGAGATAA
- a CDS encoding putative 30S ribosomal protein S20 (Evidence 3 : Putative function from multiple computational evidences) — translation MPRHKSCKKRMKTAAQSNIRNRAERSEMKKMVRDLKACKTKAEAQAKMNAVISIIDKSARRDIIHSNKAARDKSRLMALLSKLP, via the coding sequence TTGCCTCGTCACAAATCCTGTAAGAAAAGAATGAAAACGGCGGCTCAGAGCAATATCCGTAACAGGGCGGAACGTTCCGAAATGAAGAAAATGGTGCGCGACCTTAAGGCCTGCAAAACCAAAGCGGAGGCCCAGGCCAAAATGAACGCCGTCATCAGTATAATTGACAAATCGGCCCGCCGCGATATCATCCATTCCAATAAAGCGGCCCGCGATAAGTCCCGTCTGATGGCGCTCTTGAGCAAGTTGCCCTGA
- a CDS encoding putative Digeranylgeranylglycerophospholipid reductase (Evidence 3 : Putative function from multiple computational evidences): MRSKYDAVVIGAGPSGSMAAFEIASAGFSVLLLEKHAVPGLPLCCAEAVSRPALERLVSTEKAWIAAEINAVRVIAPSGESVTVRHPGAGYILERTIFDPALARRAVAAGGELLCNAIGMELKKENGLFSAVKVALPDNSSSWVEARIFIATDGLESRIAREAGFHNLIPLKDVESLLQYRIDGISIPSDTVEFYVGTAVAPEGYIWVFPKSERAANVGIGIVTGGRRGEKASKLLDDFISERFREGKMTGKYCGLTPKYQGKSMFRMGNLLVAGDASRAIDSLSGAGIICGMLSGRYAGLAAAEYLAGRTKKVDDIETLYPGRFLREKEEELNLYAKLRRVYTHLNDRDFGEIVRALEEYFSRNGTEGVNGGRLLAGIVRARPSLIRLVWHLL, from the coding sequence ATGCGGTCAAAGTATGATGCGGTCGTAATCGGGGCGGGGCCATCGGGATCGATGGCGGCATTTGAAATCGCCTCGGCCGGATTTTCCGTATTGCTTTTGGAAAAGCATGCCGTTCCGGGGCTGCCGCTTTGCTGTGCCGAAGCCGTCTCACGGCCGGCGCTGGAGCGGCTGGTTTCTACGGAGAAGGCATGGATCGCGGCCGAAATCAATGCGGTCCGAGTAATTGCGCCATCGGGTGAAAGTGTCACTGTGCGGCATCCGGGGGCAGGATATATTCTGGAGCGGACCATTTTCGATCCGGCGTTGGCTCGGCGGGCGGTGGCGGCCGGAGGGGAACTTCTTTGTAACGCTATCGGGATGGAATTAAAGAAAGAGAACGGATTATTTTCGGCGGTGAAAGTGGCCCTTCCGGATAATTCTTCATCCTGGGTAGAAGCGAGAATTTTTATTGCGACCGATGGCCTCGAATCGAGGATCGCCCGGGAGGCCGGCTTTCACAATCTAATTCCACTGAAAGATGTCGAATCCCTGCTGCAATATCGGATTGACGGAATCTCAATTCCTTCCGATACGGTGGAATTTTACGTGGGAACGGCGGTGGCGCCCGAAGGATATATCTGGGTTTTTCCCAAATCAGAAAGAGCGGCTAATGTCGGGATAGGTATCGTCACCGGCGGACGGCGGGGAGAAAAGGCCTCCAAACTGCTCGATGATTTTATTTCGGAAAGATTCCGGGAAGGGAAAATGACGGGTAAATATTGCGGACTGACACCGAAATATCAGGGGAAAAGCATGTTTCGGATGGGGAATCTTTTGGTGGCAGGTGATGCCTCGCGGGCCATTGATTCCCTATCAGGGGCCGGGATTATTTGCGGCATGTTGAGCGGCAGATACGCCGGCCTGGCGGCCGCGGAATATCTTGCCGGGCGAACAAAGAAGGTTGACGATATTGAAACTCTTTATCCGGGGCGATTTCTTCGGGAAAAAGAGGAAGAATTGAATCTATATGCGAAACTTCGGCGTGTCTATACGCACTTGAACGATCGCGATTTCGGAGAGATAGTGAGGGCCCTGGAGGAGTATTTTTCCAGGAACGGAACCGAGGGTGTCAACGGGGGCAGACTTTTGGCCGGGATTGTAAGGGCCCGGCCGTCGCTCATCCGCCTTGTTTGGCATTTACTTTAG
- a CDS encoding hypothetical protein (Evidence 5 : Unknown function), whose translation MLEIYNDLCLQCGGCVPLCPVDALFLTFDHLECDQNLCTRCEICVEFCPASALGMGNAVKV comes from the coding sequence ATGCTGGAAATTTATAACGATCTTTGTCTGCAATGCGGTGGGTGTGTCCCGCTCTGCCCGGTCGATGCTCTTTTCCTGACATTCGATCATCTGGAATGCGATCAAAATCTCTGCACTCGTTGCGAAATCTGCGTTGAATTCTGCCCGGCCAGCGCCCTGGGGATGGGTAATGCGGTCAAAGTATGA
- a CDS encoding hypothetical protein (Evidence 5 : Unknown function), protein MRFRIVSTGNIHPIMQVRDRGSDSYISHFRQFGSIPNPAALYPVASSRYLLLGDSGFLEAVHKLRINMIPALILTDKKKIKVEASAAIEDLNEKHLEDFAAAFPRDVLLKPAKGRTPVDGKYDMVRITFPDASEYHLAIKRYSEARFSGRFFDFLNFLSSRFHLAEPIFPSNLQSATLKSNYIRSLVEIPEITLDNVVSAIGRGNLFPAGLIRFDYGLRVVGVNYPIRVLTDKAPLREKEKFLYDLLNLRIASGHVEYVRSGVFLLNS, encoded by the coding sequence ATGAGATTTCGTATTGTATCGACCGGCAATATTCATCCGATCATGCAGGTTAGAGACAGGGGCAGCGACAGTTATATCAGTCACTTTCGACAATTCGGTTCCATTCCCAATCCGGCGGCGCTGTATCCGGTGGCATCATCCCGCTACCTTCTTCTCGGGGACAGCGGTTTTCTCGAGGCAGTTCATAAGTTACGGATAAATATGATTCCGGCGCTGATATTGACCGACAAAAAGAAGATAAAGGTGGAGGCCTCGGCGGCAATCGAGGATCTGAATGAAAAGCATCTTGAAGATTTTGCGGCCGCCTTCCCTCGCGATGTGCTCCTGAAACCGGCCAAGGGTCGAACGCCGGTCGATGGCAAATACGACATGGTCCGGATAACCTTTCCGGATGCGAGTGAATATCATCTGGCGATCAAACGCTATAGTGAGGCTCGCTTCTCGGGTCGATTTTTTGATTTTCTGAATTTTCTATCATCCCGGTTTCACCTGGCCGAGCCGATATTCCCGAGCAATCTGCAATCGGCGACTCTCAAGAGCAATTATATCCGTAGTCTGGTGGAGATACCGGAGATTACTCTCGACAATGTTGTGAGCGCGATCGGCCGCGGAAACCTGTTTCCCGCCGGCCTGATCCGATTCGATTATGGATTGAGAGTGGTGGGAGTAAATTATCCTATTCGGGTTCTGACGGATAAAGCGCCGTTGAGAGAAAAGGAAAAATTTCTTTATGACCTGCTGAATCTTCGCATCGCCAGCGGGCATGTCGAGTATGTGCGAAGCGGCGTCTTCTTGCTGAATTCCTGA
- a CDS encoding putative Bacterial leucyl aminopeptidase (Evidence 3 : Putative function from multiple computational evidences; Product type e : enzyme): MRRILIFLVLVFGFSFALAHSGDLYLLSIDSPDALRAATKIVPHAHGTLDGRFIVALDLSQAAALRNSGLSPELVASDFNPEDYYLVSELRPGLARKEKPYGAIYVSGGNYIARLTPSELSVVGKEAVTVTLIGSKVTPLFYQPAVIAAQQPADFPMDTLANLIVQDSLYNYDTRLEAFRTRYIYSDSVIPARNWLVNKFRSFGYNINDVYTDTFYFNGYPCNNVICIKPGTTEADRLIVIGAHYDSYNQDSDPLTYAPGADDNASGTAAVLEMARILKNVQLKKTIMFVAFSAEEVGLVGSYVIAQRLYQQGVNVECMLNFDMIGYTADAYPNMNIFSGNFRGYADLLAGAYPRVTDLIPNYAGQASNSDHASFADFGFHVAFVEEGDFNTAGWHTNLDLSTRMDFPYFAKMVKGMAASLGQIDQAASITAIDHLYDVGDGQSIQVTWTTDCRTDYTYKILYGTSSGNYTDTVDVPPLTCAFDVTGLTEGQVYYFSVMGINGDGYGPAYLLEVPGETYINPRVPSGFAADPDSARIDLHWHRNQELDIDHYHILRRDSVSNWSVLKDTWLDTVYADTTAHPHIAYRYAVMAVDHDNNESDTSLVATAVAATFDGGLLFVDETAAGGINPSETKQAAYYDSIMTGVGFTKYSIGTGQQMTRSIAGQYNSIVWVDDDVSGHLFGSSEDSMKWYLNYDVNLFLAGWQTVSWISGSQPLVPGDFPYDYLGLTQVTENTAFDFNGATGVNGWPSVQVGTNNPFGGVLSNVAKFQTLPGAQVIYTYNSQSGNPSFQGQPAGVIYTVGNSTRIALSFPIYYLTEATGQALMSKVAEIFGVSGPAELYGDVNGDKTLNILDVAYLINYLYKSGPAPGNINNADPNHSCTANILDVAYLINYLYKGGPTPLAGCIQ, encoded by the coding sequence ATGCGGCGAATTTTAATTTTTCTGGTTTTGGTTTTTGGATTTTCTTTTGCTCTGGCTCATTCGGGCGACCTTTATCTATTATCTATTGACAGTCCCGACGCGCTGCGGGCGGCGACCAAAATTGTCCCCCACGCTCACGGAACCCTTGATGGCCGATTCATCGTGGCTTTGGATCTGTCTCAGGCGGCGGCACTTCGGAATTCCGGATTATCTCCGGAACTCGTGGCATCAGACTTCAATCCCGAAGATTACTATTTGGTTTCCGAGTTGCGTCCTGGTCTCGCCCGGAAGGAAAAACCTTACGGAGCCATTTATGTTTCGGGAGGGAACTATATCGCCCGGTTGACGCCGTCGGAATTATCAGTTGTAGGCAAAGAAGCCGTGACGGTCACTCTGATTGGGAGCAAAGTTACGCCGCTCTTCTATCAGCCGGCGGTGATAGCGGCCCAACAACCGGCCGACTTTCCAATGGATACGCTGGCGAATCTCATAGTTCAGGACTCCCTTTATAACTATGACACCCGGTTGGAGGCTTTTCGGACCCGTTATATTTATTCCGATTCGGTTATACCGGCCCGCAACTGGCTGGTCAACAAATTTCGCTCTTTCGGTTACAACATCAATGATGTCTATACCGATACCTTTTACTTTAACGGCTACCCGTGCAATAATGTCATCTGTATCAAACCCGGCACGACGGAAGCGGATCGCCTGATTGTGATCGGCGCCCATTATGATTCGTACAACCAGGACTCCGATCCTTTGACCTACGCCCCCGGCGCCGATGACAATGCATCGGGAACCGCGGCCGTTCTGGAAATGGCCCGGATCCTGAAAAATGTCCAATTGAAAAAGACGATTATGTTTGTGGCATTCTCGGCCGAGGAGGTGGGGCTGGTCGGCTCGTATGTTATAGCCCAGAGATTATATCAACAGGGCGTCAATGTCGAGTGCATGCTCAATTTCGATATGATTGGATATACCGCCGACGCCTATCCCAATATGAACATATTCAGCGGCAATTTCCGCGGTTATGCCGACCTACTGGCGGGGGCCTATCCGCGAGTCACCGACTTGATTCCCAATTATGCCGGGCAAGCGTCGAACTCCGATCATGCGTCGTTCGCCGATTTCGGCTTCCATGTCGCCTTTGTCGAGGAAGGGGATTTCAATACGGCCGGATGGCACACCAATTTGGATCTGTCGACACGGATGGATTTCCCGTATTTCGCCAAGATGGTCAAAGGGATGGCGGCATCGCTGGGTCAAATCGACCAGGCCGCGAGTATTACCGCAATCGATCATTTGTATGATGTCGGCGACGGACAATCGATTCAAGTGACCTGGACCACCGATTGCCGAACCGATTATACATATAAGATTCTGTACGGGACCAGTTCCGGAAATTACACCGATACGGTCGATGTCCCGCCTTTGACCTGCGCCTTTGATGTAACCGGGCTGACGGAAGGACAGGTATATTACTTCAGCGTTATGGGGATAAACGGCGACGGGTACGGTCCCGCATATCTTCTGGAGGTGCCGGGAGAGACATATATCAATCCGCGCGTGCCGAGCGGATTCGCGGCCGATCCCGACAGTGCCCGAATCGATCTGCACTGGCACCGCAACCAGGAACTGGATATCGATCATTATCATATTTTGAGGCGGGATTCGGTGTCCAATTGGTCCGTTCTTAAAGATACCTGGCTGGATACGGTTTATGCCGATACGACGGCCCATCCGCATATCGCCTATCGCTATGCTGTTATGGCGGTGGATCACGATAACAATGAATCGGATACTTCTCTGGTGGCCACGGCGGTGGCGGCGACATTCGATGGGGGGCTTCTGTTTGTCGATGAAACGGCGGCCGGCGGCATCAATCCTTCGGAGACGAAGCAGGCCGCGTACTACGACAGCATTATGACGGGTGTCGGCTTTACCAAGTACAGCATCGGCACGGGCCAGCAGATGACCCGCTCCATTGCCGGGCAGTACAATTCAATAGTTTGGGTCGATGATGATGTTTCCGGGCATCTTTTCGGGAGTTCCGAGGATTCGATGAAATGGTACTTGAATTATGATGTGAACCTGTTTCTGGCGGGCTGGCAGACTGTCTCCTGGATTTCAGGTTCACAGCCGCTGGTTCCGGGGGATTTCCCTTATGACTATTTGGGACTTACTCAGGTGACGGAGAATACCGCTTTCGATTTTAACGGCGCAACCGGAGTCAACGGATGGCCGAGTGTCCAGGTCGGGACGAATAATCCTTTCGGCGGGGTTCTTTCCAATGTGGCCAAATTTCAAACTCTTCCCGGGGCCCAGGTAATTTATACCTATAATTCGCAATCCGGGAATCCGTCGTTTCAGGGGCAGCCGGCGGGTGTTATTTACACCGTCGGAAACAGCACGAGAATCGCCCTGTCATTTCCAATATATTATCTCACGGAAGCGACCGGTCAGGCCCTGATGAGCAAGGTGGCGGAGATATTCGGAGTGTCAGGACCGGCGGAGCTGTATGGCGATGTCAACGGCGACAAGACTCTCAATATCCTGGACGTGGCGTATCTGATCAATTATCTTTATAAAAGCGGACCGGCGCCGGGAAATATAAATAACGCCGATCCTAACCATAGTTGTACTGCCAATATTCTCGATGTCGCCTATCTCATCAATTATTTATACAAGGGCGGTCCGACGCCATTGGCGGGTTGCATTCAATAA
- a CDS encoding exported hypothetical protein (Evidence 5 : Unknown function), whose product MIKIIYILALSVVFTASAIAAEDLYLLQVENQTNLQAAKGILSHAYGIFDGKFIVSADSASLVLLRKAGLEPTLLARNIDIGKVFIAEKMRPAGIIKEITPTQSLSVSGEQILIIAEEAEAGRLSQSGYFLVPLAGKESPFFLSSQRGFRLPLEEFPTDTLADYVVQDSLYSYVHRLEEFKTRYVYTDSIRAARDWIYQKFLSFGYSDVRLDTFSISGGVYLNNVFCIKPGINEPDKVIVVGGHYDSVSDQAMTLAPGADDNASGTSGVLELARIMKDAAFDKTIIFVAFSAEESGLVGSNYFAQGLYENGVDVEFMLNLDMISYNADSVDDISLFSGTFRGYADLCAAAAERVAPNLVPIYAGMSQASDHSPFLNRGYDVAFVIERNYQTNPTYHNVTDISANMNYPFMTEIVRMAAATIGQVESMPAPVAIEDIRDIGDGQSLRIYWNDQCRPDYTYRIYYGTESAVYTDSVEIPAGVCQYDLTGLTEGQEYFIGVRPFNAEGHPSILLKESSGTSYLRPRIPADFSANPDTGKIVLNWRPNRELDINHYRVMRRDSLDNWSTLADNITDTSYSDESIPGQKTFQYFLRAYDNDMNESDSTPVMSAVRATFNKGIIFVDETASGGINPSEAQQTIFYDSIFGGNHLSKYYINTASQKISRSLAGQYSSMFWFDDDYSGHLFNNSLDSIKWYLGYEANFLLAGWQTVSWLTGSNPLGPGNFVYDYLGITQVTENSAFDFVGAEGVNGWPNLEVAPSGPFGAALSNIDIFALRPGAEVIYRFHSQSGNAQFEGEPAGVLYQDGVSKRIALSFPIYYLTESSAQALLAKVMATFGEGTGAEVYGDANLDGQINLRDITLLLRYLYKGGAAPLDMTFADADGNCLVNLADVIYLINFCYRHGAAPMKGCLLIK is encoded by the coding sequence ATGATAAAAATTATCTATATTTTGGCATTAAGTGTCGTTTTCACGGCTTCGGCCATCGCCGCCGAAGATCTTTATTTACTTCAGGTTGAAAATCAAACTAATCTTCAAGCGGCCAAAGGCATCCTCTCGCATGCCTATGGAATTTTTGACGGGAAGTTTATTGTTTCTGCGGATTCGGCAAGTCTGGTTTTGCTCAGGAAAGCCGGGCTGGAGCCGACCCTCCTGGCACGGAATATTGATATAGGTAAAGTATTTATAGCGGAAAAGATGCGCCCGGCGGGAATAATAAAAGAAATCACTCCAACGCAATCTCTTTCAGTTTCCGGAGAACAAATTCTGATTATAGCCGAGGAAGCGGAAGCCGGGAGATTATCGCAATCCGGGTATTTTCTTGTCCCTTTAGCAGGCAAGGAGTCGCCCTTTTTCTTATCATCTCAAAGAGGATTCAGACTTCCCCTGGAGGAATTTCCGACCGATACCCTGGCCGATTATGTGGTTCAGGATTCGCTCTATTCCTATGTCCACCGGTTGGAGGAGTTCAAGACCCGCTATGTCTATACCGATTCAATCCGGGCCGCCCGGGATTGGATTTATCAGAAGTTTCTTTCGTTCGGTTACAGTGATGTCCGTCTTGATACGTTTTCGATATCGGGCGGGGTCTATCTCAACAATGTCTTCTGCATTAAACCGGGTATAAATGAGCCGGATAAGGTAATTGTCGTGGGGGGGCATTATGATTCTGTATCGGATCAAGCAATGACGCTGGCGCCCGGAGCCGATGACAATGCCAGCGGAACCAGTGGTGTTCTGGAACTGGCGCGAATCATGAAAGATGCCGCTTTCGATAAGACCATTATTTTTGTCGCTTTCAGCGCCGAGGAATCCGGGCTGGTGGGCTCCAATTATTTCGCGCAGGGTTTATATGAAAATGGGGTCGATGTGGAATTCATGCTGAACCTCGACATGATATCGTACAATGCCGACTCGGTCGATGATATATCTCTGTTCAGCGGGACCTTTCGCGGGTACGCCGATCTCTGCGCGGCCGCGGCGGAGCGGGTGGCGCCCAACCTGGTTCCGATATATGCCGGAATGTCGCAGGCCTCGGATCATTCTCCGTTTCTCAATCGCGGTTATGATGTCGCTTTTGTCATCGAGCGCAATTATCAGACAAATCCAACCTATCACAATGTTACCGATATTTCGGCCAATATGAATTATCCTTTCATGACAGAAATCGTCCGGATGGCGGCGGCAACAATCGGGCAGGTGGAGAGCATGCCGGCGCCGGTGGCAATCGAAGATATTCGGGATATCGGCGACGGGCAGTCGCTGAGGATTTACTGGAATGATCAGTGTCGTCCCGATTATACGTACAGAATCTATTACGGGACGGAATCAGCCGTTTATACGGATTCGGTCGAAATCCCGGCCGGAGTCTGCCAGTATGATTTGACCGGCCTGACGGAAGGGCAGGAATATTTTATCGGCGTCAGGCCCTTCAACGCCGAGGGCCATCCCTCTATACTGCTGAAAGAATCATCGGGGACATCATATTTAAGGCCGCGAATTCCGGCCGATTTTTCTGCCAATCCCGATACCGGCAAAATTGTCCTCAACTGGCGGCCCAATCGGGAACTGGATATCAATCATTACCGGGTAATGCGGCGCGATTCCCTTGACAACTGGTCGACATTGGCCGATAATATCACCGATACATCATACAGTGACGAATCCATTCCGGGACAGAAGACCTTCCAATATTTTCTGCGGGCCTATGATAATGATATGAACGAGTCCGACAGCACGCCGGTAATGAGCGCCGTCAGGGCAACATTCAATAAGGGGATAATTTTTGTCGACGAAACCGCGTCCGGGGGGATTAATCCGTCGGAAGCGCAACAGACAATTTTCTACGACAGCATATTCGGCGGGAACCACCTTTCCAAATATTACATCAATACGGCGTCCCAAAAGATCTCCCGCTCGCTGGCGGGGCAATACAGTTCTATGTTCTGGTTCGATGACGACTATTCCGGGCATCTTTTCAACAACTCCCTCGATTCTATCAAATGGTACCTCGGGTATGAGGCCAATTTTCTTTTGGCCGGATGGCAGACCGTTTCGTGGCTGACAGGTTCCAATCCTCTGGGCCCGGGGAATTTTGTCTATGATTATCTCGGTATAACGCAGGTAACGGAAAACAGCGCCTTCGATTTTGTCGGGGCCGAGGGTGTAAACGGCTGGCCAAATCTTGAGGTGGCGCCGTCGGGACCGTTTGGGGCCGCCCTGTCAAATATTGATATATTTGCCCTGCGGCCGGGAGCGGAGGTCATTTATCGTTTTCATTCCCAATCGGGGAATGCCCAATTTGAAGGAGAGCCGGCCGGGGTGCTATATCAGGACGGCGTGAGTAAAAGGATTGCCCTCTCTTTTCCAATCTATTATCTGACGGAATCATCGGCCCAGGCGCTGTTGGCAAAAGTCATGGCGACCTTCGGAGAAGGGACGGGAGCCGAAGTATATGGGGATGCCAATTTGGACGGGCAAATAAACCTTCGTGACATTACTTTACTTCTCAGGTATTTATATAAGGGGGGAGCGGCCCCGCTGGATATGACATTTGCCGATGCCGACGGAAATTGTCTTGTTAATCTGGCCGACGTCATTTATCTGATAAATTTCTGTTACCGTCACGGTGCGGCCCCCATGAAGGGATGTCTGCTCATAAAATAA
- a CDS encoding Thioesterase superfamily protein, with translation MQEIARYSGCFVCGDKNQIGLQARFYFREDKAISEYTAQKNFEGYSGVLHGGITAALMDEVMIKALLARGIFAMTVELTVNFHKAVVVGQKLLLEGSVDKEKGRLFVTKGEARFENGEIAATASGKYLQVREEMKVILTKSLDS, from the coding sequence ATGCAGGAAATCGCGCGATATTCAGGATGTTTTGTCTGTGGCGACAAGAATCAGATCGGCCTTCAGGCCCGTTTCTATTTCAGGGAAGATAAGGCCATTTCGGAGTATACCGCTCAAAAGAATTTTGAAGGGTATTCCGGGGTGCTCCACGGCGGAATTACAGCGGCTCTCATGGATGAAGTGATGATTAAGGCCCTTCTGGCGCGGGGAATATTCGCCATGACGGTGGAATTGACGGTCAATTTTCACAAGGCCGTTGTGGTCGGGCAGAAACTATTGCTGGAAGGGAGCGTAGATAAAGAGAAGGGACGGCTCTTTGTCACGAAAGGTGAGGCGCGGTTCGAAAATGGCGAAATAGCGGCTACCGCTTCCGGTAAATATCTTCAAGTGCGGGAAGAAATGAAAGTAATCCTCACAAAATCGCTGGACTCCTGA